A stretch of Chitinophaga caeni DNA encodes these proteins:
- a CDS encoding SDR family NAD(P)-dependent oxidoreductase, translating into MEKVWFITGSSRGLGKRILEAVLDNGDKVVATARNTGSLAGLPGMYPAQVLLIDLDVSDSLQIADAVEKAYKHFGRIDVLVNNAGFGITGAAEAFTDEQVNSQLNINLWAPIEITRKVLPIMRKQGSGRILQISSVGGRVGNASLSIYQAAKFGLAGFSEALRKEVAHLGIMVTSIEPGGFKTDWAGASMTFAPYVEGYDNTVEATKEFLSSGKFHPLGDPRKAAKVIINLADHPEPPMHLVLGSEAIAILQKADLDRKAELEKWLDVSLSTDDDDAAKFYDTEEGKKFLAQKGIEI; encoded by the coding sequence ATGGAAAAAGTTTGGTTTATTACCGGGAGCTCCAGGGGTTTAGGTAAACGTATCTTGGAAGCAGTTTTAGATAACGGCGATAAAGTGGTGGCTACCGCTAGAAATACCGGTAGCTTGGCTGGCTTACCCGGGATGTATCCTGCACAAGTGCTATTGATCGATCTCGATGTTAGTGACTCATTGCAGATAGCGGATGCGGTAGAAAAAGCATATAAACATTTTGGCCGGATCGACGTTTTGGTCAATAATGCCGGCTTCGGAATTACCGGCGCCGCGGAAGCCTTTACCGATGAACAGGTGAATAGTCAATTGAACATTAATTTATGGGCGCCGATAGAAATCACCCGGAAAGTTTTGCCGATCATGAGAAAACAAGGCTCGGGGAGGATATTGCAAATCAGTTCCGTTGGCGGCAGGGTCGGAAATGCTAGCTTAAGCATTTACCAGGCGGCCAAATTCGGGTTGGCAGGATTTTCGGAAGCATTGAGAAAAGAAGTTGCACATCTCGGGATCATGGTAACTTCGATTGAGCCGGGTGGATTTAAAACGGATTGGGCTGGCGCTTCCATGACTTTTGCGCCGTATGTAGAAGGTTATGACAATACGGTGGAAGCTACTAAAGAATTTCTCAGTAGCGGCAAATTCCATCCGCTAGGCGATCCGCGGAAAGCGGCTAAAGTTATAATAAATCTTGCCGATCATCCCGAACCTCCCATGCACCTCGTTTTAGGTAGCGAAGCCATCGCCATTTTGCAAAAAGCGGACCTGGACAGGAAGGCAGAACTTGAAAAATGGTTGGATGTTAGTCTTTCAACGGATGACGATGATGCTGCAAAATTCTATGATACGGAAGAAGGGAAAAAATTTCTT
- a CDS encoding deoxynucleoside kinase, with protein MHYPFITIEGNIGAGKTTLSQKLAAHYNAKLILEEFADNPFLPNFYKDPAQYAFPLELFFMAERYKQLKEMLVAQDLFTAGVVSDYLFIKSLLFAKINLSGDEYSLYQKLFDIINPQLKQPDLLVYLNSPIEQLQRNIHKRNRSYEQNIADQYLEKVHGMYMQYIKQHPVRTLIIDTTQVDFVQSEQDFLAIVAALEKDYEPGIHYFSQDGQ; from the coding sequence ATGCACTACCCATTTATTACGATCGAAGGGAATATCGGGGCCGGGAAAACGACCCTATCGCAAAAACTGGCCGCGCATTATAATGCGAAATTGATATTGGAAGAGTTTGCAGATAACCCTTTCCTGCCAAATTTCTATAAAGATCCGGCTCAATACGCTTTCCCTTTAGAATTATTCTTCATGGCGGAAAGATATAAGCAGTTGAAGGAAATGCTGGTAGCGCAAGATTTATTTACAGCGGGGGTTGTTTCAGATTATTTGTTTATCAAGAGCTTATTGTTCGCTAAAATTAATTTAAGCGGGGATGAATATTCCCTCTACCAAAAATTATTCGATATCATCAATCCACAATTGAAACAGCCCGATTTACTGGTATACCTCAATTCTCCTATTGAACAACTACAACGAAATATTCATAAACGTAACCGCTCATACGAGCAGAATATAGCGGATCAATACTTGGAAAAGGTGCATGGTATGTACATGCAATATATCAAGCAACATCCTGTCAGGACCTTGATTATCGATACAACACAGGTGGACTTCGTACAAAGCGAACAGGACTTTTTAGCCATCGTAGCTGCATTAGAAAAAGATTATGAACCCGGTATACATTATTTTTCCCAAGATGGCCAGTAA
- the folK gene encoding 2-amino-4-hydroxy-6-hydroxymethyldihydropteridine diphosphokinase produces the protein MNRTILLLGGNLGDRIANLQKAVELIQEKVGQVLSCSKFYETAPWGNPDQPDFINQALVVDTPLRPVQLMLALLEIEKSIGRIRHEKWGSRLIDIDIIFYNDAIIEVHSLQIPHPRMQKRRFVLVPIAEIAPSWVHPELKQDIGNLLASCEDSLEVRPMSSTAQS, from the coding sequence ATGAATCGTACAATTTTACTTTTAGGGGGCAACTTGGGCGATCGGATCGCCAACCTACAAAAAGCCGTTGAACTGATACAGGAAAAGGTAGGACAGGTATTGTCATGCTCAAAATTTTATGAAACCGCCCCGTGGGGTAACCCGGACCAACCGGATTTTATCAACCAAGCATTAGTAGTTGATACCCCGTTAAGACCTGTTCAGTTGATGTTGGCATTATTGGAGATCGAGAAATCGATCGGGCGTATCCGCCACGAAAAGTGGGGTTCCAGGTTAATAGATATTGACATTATCTTTTATAATGATGCGATTATTGAAGTGCATAGCCTTCAAATTCCGCACCCGAGGATGCAAAAGCGCCGCTTCGTGTTAGTTCCGATTGCGGAAATAGCGCCTTCTTGGGTTCATCCCGAACTCAAACAGGATATCGGTAACTTGTTAGCTTCTTGCGAAGATTCCCTCGAAGTGCGACCCATGTCGTCTACGGCACAATCTTAG
- the sppA gene encoding signal peptide peptidase SppA yields the protein MRSFLKFFFAALLALIVFTIISFFLFAGFLGSLYSIEPTRVASNSVLVVDVSRSYSEQRLIKPFAVLTHEKDEPGLHELTRMIRNAAIDDNIKGIYLKVGGNGNGFGATEEIRNALKDFKQSKKFIYAYAEVMTQQSYYVASVADKIYLNPKGGLEFNGFVMQTFYLKNALAKLEIQPQIFYNGKFKSATEPLRETRMTDANRLQTSVFLGELYGHYLSGIAAARKIDTATLHGYANEAKISSSSDALQYKLIDALYYDDQVQAQIRQSLGLGKYERINYVSAADYLTVYHDFINAGDPAIAVIYAQGDIISGSSKAIGTIASDEYVRMIREARMNSEVKAIVFRVNSGGGSALASEVIWRELTLAKKEKPVIVSMGDYAASGGYYISCMADSIFAEPNTLTGSIGVFTVLPNMQGFFNNKLGVTFDEVKTAQYADLGTVSRPLTETEKKLVQQSVDSIYASFKSRVVEGRKLSSGVVDSIAQGRVWSGTEALKLGLVDKIGGLDDAIASAAKMANIPSYYLLEYPELKDVLSTIVESMSNSHVKESMLKDELGINYPIYKQLKMIQSMTGEPQARLPFDFTIH from the coding sequence ATGCGAAGTTTCCTCAAATTCTTTTTCGCGGCACTATTAGCCCTTATCGTTTTTACTATCATCAGTTTTTTCCTTTTCGCAGGTTTCCTGGGTAGCTTATATTCCATCGAGCCTACTAGGGTAGCTTCCAACAGCGTACTCGTAGTTGATGTATCCCGCTCTTATAGTGAGCAGCGGTTGATCAAACCCTTTGCCGTGCTTACGCATGAGAAAGATGAGCCGGGTTTACACGAATTGACCCGCATGATCAGAAATGCTGCCATCGATGACAATATCAAAGGTATTTACTTGAAAGTAGGCGGTAATGGCAACGGTTTTGGCGCCACGGAAGAAATTAGGAATGCCTTGAAGGACTTTAAGCAAAGTAAGAAATTTATATATGCTTATGCCGAAGTAATGACCCAGCAAAGTTATTACGTCGCTTCCGTAGCCGATAAAATTTACTTGAATCCCAAGGGCGGCCTCGAATTCAACGGCTTCGTCATGCAAACATTTTATTTGAAAAATGCACTTGCAAAATTGGAAATCCAACCGCAGATCTTCTATAACGGTAAATTTAAAAGTGCAACGGAACCATTACGTGAAACACGTATGACGGATGCCAACCGTTTACAAACATCTGTTTTCCTCGGTGAGTTATACGGCCATTACTTATCGGGAATCGCGGCAGCCCGTAAAATCGATACAGCTACTTTGCATGGTTATGCCAACGAAGCGAAGATCAGCTCTTCTTCGGATGCCTTGCAATACAAGCTCATAGATGCTTTGTATTATGATGACCAGGTTCAGGCACAAATTAGGCAATCATTGGGATTGGGCAAATACGAAAGAATTAATTATGTTTCCGCGGCAGATTATTTAACTGTTTACCATGACTTTATCAACGCGGGGGATCCGGCTATCGCCGTGATTTACGCTCAAGGAGATATCATAAGTGGTTCCAGTAAAGCTATCGGAACGATCGCAAGCGATGAGTACGTGAGAATGATCCGGGAGGCGCGGATGAATAGTGAAGTGAAGGCCATCGTTTTCAGGGTAAATTCCGGTGGCGGTAGCGCCCTTGCTTCCGAAGTGATCTGGAGAGAATTGACCCTGGCTAAAAAAGAAAAACCTGTGATCGTTTCAATGGGAGATTATGCCGCTAGCGGCGGTTATTATATTTCCTGCATGGCCGATTCAATATTTGCCGAGCCTAATACATTAACCGGCTCCATCGGCGTATTTACAGTATTGCCGAATATGCAGGGCTTTTTCAATAATAAACTTGGCGTTACTTTTGACGAGGTTAAAACAGCACAATATGCTGATTTGGGTACAGTTTCCCGCCCTTTGACCGAGACGGAAAAGAAGTTAGTTCAGCAGTCGGTTGATTCGATTTATGCCAGCTTTAAGTCGCGGGTGGTTGAAGGTCGTAAACTTAGCAGCGGGGTGGTAGATTCCATTGCTCAAGGAAGGGTTTGGAGTGGAACAGAGGCCTTGAAATTAGGTTTGGTTGATAAGATTGGCGGCTTGGATGATGCAATTGCTTCCGCTGCAAAGATGGCGAATATACCAAGCTATTATTTACTGGAATACCCCGAATTGAAAGATGTACTCAGCACCATTGTTGAATCGATGTCCAATTCCCATGTAAAAGAATCCATGTTGAAAGATGAGCTTGGCATTAATTACCCGATCTATAAGCAATTGAAGATGATTCAAAGTATGACGGGGGAACCGCAAGCAAGGTTACCTTTCGATTTTACGATCCATTAA